A single genomic interval of Acidaminococcales bacterium harbors:
- a CDS encoding glycosyltransferase — translation MTVISVIMLTYNRETLVSRAIESVLAQTFGDFEFVIVDNGSSDRSGAIADEYAKRDARIRVLHRERGNIGIGRNAGLDAAVGEWVAFVDDDDWCEPDFLAFLHNLAMENNADIAICGAVDREFDERRVYSAEEAVIELLWRKRFNVQFPTKLLRRKLFDGNRFSDSAKYDDIELMPKMLAKANKVAFHGLPKYTFHRHPGNNSAWTTDHSLLDAATLSEYLAVYRERTDWLCRKFPDSASAWRYFEWSFWLSMVEKVDRLGLVDCKQFAARLQRELAICRRDFLECGHIQDFEIKQLKEYAG, via the coding sequence ATGACTGTCATTTCCGTGATAATGCTGACCTACAACCGCGAAACGCTGGTGAGCCGCGCCATCGAAAGCGTCCTCGCGCAGACGTTTGGCGACTTTGAGTTTGTCATCGTGGACAACGGCAGCTCTGACCGCAGCGGCGCTATTGCGGACGAATACGCCAAACGTGACGCGCGCATCCGCGTACTTCACCGCGAGCGCGGCAACATCGGCATAGGCCGCAACGCCGGGCTGGACGCGGCAGTTGGCGAATGGGTCGCTTTCGTCGATGATGACGACTGGTGTGAACCGGACTTCTTAGCGTTTTTACACAATCTGGCGATGGAAAACAACGCGGACATCGCTATTTGCGGGGCGGTGGATAGAGAATTTGACGAAAGGCGCGTGTATTCTGCGGAAGAAGCCGTTATTGAGCTTCTTTGGCGCAAGAGGTTCAATGTACAGTTCCCCACAAAGCTGTTGCGGCGCAAGCTGTTTGATGGCAATCGGTTCTCGGATAGCGCCAAATACGACGATATTGAGCTCATGCCCAAAATGCTGGCCAAAGCCAACAAGGTCGCGTTCCATGGCCTGCCTAAGTATACCTTTCATCGACATCCCGGCAACAACTCCGCGTGGACAACCGATCACAGCCTGCTTGACGCCGCGACGCTTTCCGAGTATCTTGCGGTCTACCGCGAGCGCACCGATTGGCTGTGCCGGAAGTTCCCGGACAGCGCGTCCGCATGGAGATATTTTGAGTGGTCGTTTTGGCTGAGCATGGTGGAAAAGGTTGACCGGCTCGGGCTTGTGGACTGCAAACAGTTTGCGGCGAGGTTGCAGCGGGAACTGGCGATATGTCGCAGGGATTTTTTAGAATGTGGGCACATACAGGATTTTGAAATAAAGCAGTTAAAGGAATATGCCGGGTAA
- a CDS encoding radical SAM protein, producing the protein MRTYSGIVIDTSAIILTLRCNLKCKLCCTASPYQNPPPHFSVKSIEHCVKRYFETVKYIRKLSLGGGEPMLRTDLPEIVEAILEYKKQFDILEIITNGTIVPKDAVLDILQKNKDTMFVMIDNYGKHSPNAEKIDAILNEKGINHKVRIYHGTNAHMGGWVDLGDYTHKHSHNETKALLRECVIATTPKQHTGTYTPMPNKIIKNALLIPYLAMTNGLLHRCARSYSTMLAGRITKDSDSFVDTMDESSSINEIQDKIIRMVSSEYLSACEYCNGFSGKSKRFEPAEQLI; encoded by the coding sequence ATGAGAACATATTCTGGAATCGTAATTGACACGAGCGCAATTATACTGACTTTAAGGTGTAATTTAAAGTGCAAACTGTGTTGTACGGCATCGCCGTATCAAAATCCACCTCCGCATTTTAGCGTCAAAAGCATTGAGCACTGTGTAAAGCGATATTTCGAGACAGTCAAATATATCCGTAAACTATCGTTGGGTGGCGGAGAACCAATGTTAAGGACGGATTTGCCAGAAATAGTCGAAGCTATATTGGAGTACAAGAAACAGTTTGATATATTGGAAATAATTACAAATGGAACAATAGTTCCTAAAGATGCGGTACTTGACATACTGCAAAAAAATAAAGACACTATGTTTGTGATGATAGATAACTACGGAAAGCATTCTCCGAATGCTGAAAAAATTGACGCAATATTAAACGAAAAAGGGATAAATCACAAGGTCAGAATCTATCATGGAACGAACGCCCATATGGGCGGTTGGGTAGACTTAGGTGATTATACTCATAAACATTCGCATAACGAGACTAAAGCTTTGTTGCGCGAATGTGTAATAGCAACAACTCCAAAACAACATACCGGCACGTATACACCAATGCCAAACAAAATCATTAAAAATGCGTTGCTAATTCCGTACTTGGCGATGACTAATGGGCTACTGCATCGCTGTGCCCGTTCGTATTCGACAATGCTCGCTGGACGCATTACTAAAGATTCCGATAGTTTTGTAGATACGATGGATGAATCGTCCTCAATAAATGAAATCCAGGATAAGATAATCAGAATGGTATCTTCAGAGTATCTTTCTGCTTGCGAGTATTGCAATGGTTTTTCGGGAAAG